In Leptospira bouyouniensis, the following proteins share a genomic window:
- a CDS encoding ribose-phosphate pyrophosphokinase, with protein sequence MNPSEVVVFSGNANRPLAEEICKNLGIPNGQISVKRFSDGESSVKIEENVRGRDVFVVQSISYPANDSLMELLLIIDAARRASARRITAVIPYYGYGRQDRKVEPRVPISARMVADLIETVGPDRVLTMDLHADQIQGFFRIPVDHLYFSPVLAEYINSLGMQDLVIVSPDSGGAERARNFGKKVNGSLAIIDKRRPKANESVVMHVIGEIKDKNCLLLDDMIDTGGTIAKAAMALYENGAKSVLCCASHGVLSGEAPAKLNEAKFNQIVLSNSIAIPESKKINHLKTLSIAPLFAKAIERIHNEESISSLFS encoded by the coding sequence ATGAATCCTAGTGAAGTCGTAGTATTTTCTGGAAATGCAAATAGACCTTTAGCGGAAGAAATCTGCAAAAATTTAGGCATTCCCAATGGCCAAATCTCAGTCAAAAGATTTTCGGATGGAGAAAGTTCTGTCAAAATCGAAGAGAATGTTCGGGGCCGCGACGTATTTGTTGTCCAATCCATTAGTTACCCTGCTAACGACAGTTTAATGGAACTTCTACTCATCATCGATGCAGCTAGAAGGGCTTCTGCTCGTCGCATTACTGCTGTTATTCCTTATTATGGATATGGTCGCCAAGACAGAAAGGTAGAACCAAGGGTTCCCATTTCTGCTCGTATGGTTGCTGACTTAATTGAAACCGTTGGCCCTGACCGAGTTCTCACAATGGACCTCCATGCGGACCAAATCCAAGGTTTCTTTCGCATTCCTGTGGACCATTTGTATTTTTCACCAGTACTTGCGGAATACATCAATTCACTTGGCATGCAAGACCTAGTCATTGTTTCCCCTGATTCTGGTGGAGCGGAACGCGCTCGAAATTTCGGTAAAAAAGTAAACGGATCCCTTGCTATCATCGACAAACGTAGACCTAAAGCAAACGAGTCAGTTGTCATGCATGTGATCGGTGAGATCAAAGACAAAAACTGTTTATTACTCGATGATATGATTGATACAGGTGGAACGATTGCCAAAGCCGCGATGGCACTGTATGAAAATGGAGCAAAATCAGTTTTATGTTGTGCCTCCCATGGAGTACTTTCCGGGGAAGCACCAGCGAAACTCAATGAGGCAAAATTCAACCAAATTGTCCTCTCTAATTCCATTGCCATTCCCGAGAGCAAAAAAATAAATCACTTGAAAACGCTCTCTATCGCCCCACTCTTTGCTAAAGCCATCGAACGGATTCATAACGAAGAATCAATCTCTAGTCTGTTTTCATAA
- a CDS encoding sugar phosphate nucleotidyltransferase, translating into MNLHNTVTAVILAAGKGTRMKSELPKVAVVLNESPLLLHVLRNIESAGITRKVVVVGYRKDIVTDIAKSFPGVEFAEQTEQLGTGHAVISAEKQLAPYTGYTIVACGDAPLISPSSFSNLIEHHKSNGYVATVLSAKIENPTGYGRIIRSSDDGSLLRIVEEKDANPEEKAVNEVNTGTYCFNTEDLFGALKQIGNNNAQKEYYLTDVIKIFRNEGKKVGAQTLTNALESHGINSPDDLALAKQYIDNGLVGV; encoded by the coding sequence ATGAACCTACATAATACTGTAACTGCTGTTATTTTGGCGGCGGGGAAAGGAACTCGAATGAAGAGTGAGCTTCCCAAGGTTGCGGTTGTACTGAACGAATCCCCACTTTTACTCCACGTTCTTCGTAATATCGAATCAGCCGGCATAACCCGTAAAGTTGTGGTTGTCGGTTACCGCAAAGACATTGTCACAGACATTGCAAAATCCTTTCCTGGTGTTGAGTTTGCCGAGCAAACAGAACAACTGGGAACTGGACATGCAGTGATTTCGGCAGAGAAACAACTCGCACCATACACTGGCTATACGATCGTTGCCTGCGGAGATGCACCTCTAATTTCTCCATCATCATTTTCTAATCTCATCGAACACCATAAATCCAATGGTTATGTGGCAACAGTCCTTTCTGCAAAAATAGAAAATCCTACTGGATATGGACGTATCATTCGTTCTTCTGATGATGGGAGCCTTCTTCGTATTGTGGAAGAAAAAGATGCGAATCCCGAAGAAAAAGCCGTAAACGAAGTGAATACGGGAACCTATTGTTTTAATACGGAAGATCTTTTTGGTGCCCTCAAACAAATTGGCAATAACAACGCACAAAAAGAATATTACCTGACTGATGTGATTAAAATTTTCAGAAATGAAGGGAAAAAGGTTGGAGCACAAACTTTAACCAATGCTTTAGAAAGTCACGGTATCAATTCTCCTGATGATTTGGCGCTTGCGAAACAATATATAGATAACGGGTTGGTTGGAGTATGA
- a CDS encoding CAP domain-containing protein: MALSILLLFSFTLCKTPEVKKAPVVVVEEPKKVEQVVEKQDPNLAFLESIEDGRELPDSDKWKVEQYEAFNEDTFPSYGPANATIDFNKVDYPLLNAAIFYVTSKERKQLGMRPFKYSERCEQAAFGHAQDMVTYDFYSHNSTVNGKETLRDRLDLVGISETYSAENIINTFGIQYQSGKPVFTPAQNGGPFFSYTKAGTPIPNHTYLSLAKAVVEVWFNSPGHRKNILNPEFNYMGAGAFFYKDKKFFDVDKVKAVQVFTGKP; this comes from the coding sequence ATGGCTCTTAGTATCTTGCTTCTTTTTTCGTTCACACTCTGCAAAACTCCAGAAGTCAAAAAAGCTCCAGTCGTCGTTGTTGAAGAACCTAAAAAAGTAGAACAGGTAGTCGAAAAACAAGATCCAAACTTGGCCTTTTTAGAAAGTATAGAAGACGGTCGTGAACTCCCTGACTCAGATAAATGGAAAGTTGAACAATACGAGGCCTTTAATGAAGATACGTTTCCTTCTTATGGTCCTGCAAATGCTACCATTGATTTTAATAAGGTCGATTATCCTTTGTTAAATGCAGCCATCTTCTATGTAACTTCCAAGGAAAGAAAACAATTGGGCATGAGACCTTTTAAGTATTCGGAGCGTTGTGAACAAGCTGCGTTTGGACATGCACAAGATATGGTAACATATGATTTTTATTCCCATAACAGTACGGTCAATGGAAAGGAAACTCTCCGTGACCGATTGGATTTAGTTGGAATTTCGGAAACTTATTCTGCTGAAAACATCATCAATACTTTTGGAATCCAATACCAAAGCGGAAAACCAGTATTTACTCCTGCGCAAAATGGTGGTCCATTTTTTAGTTATACAAAAGCAGGAACACCCATTCCAAACCATACCTATTTAAGTTTAGCAAAGGCTGTGGTTGAAGTTTGGTTCAATTCGCCAGGGCATCGAAAAAACATTCTCAATCCAGAATTTAATTATATGGGAGCAGGAGCTTTCTTTTATAAAGATAAAAAGTTCTTCGACGTCGACAAAGTGAAAGCGGTCCAAGTGTTTACTGGAAAACCGTAA
- the ftsH gene encoding ATP-dependent zinc metalloprotease FtsH, with the protein MNKNIKTVFLFLLVFLVILATVYKGQDFAGKPDEISYSDFLNMVEPIEGKKPIGKITSKDGKDISSKQQIIIDKELIEGWYIPENSKDNKPKPFKTNVAQVNDDLVTKLRKSRLSFTAKSTEENKFWSVVSGIIPWLFALGIIWFIMMRQLQASGNKAFTFGKSRAKMNVDPKVKVTFNDVAGCEEAKVELLEIIEFLKDPKKFQAIGARIPKGVLLVGPPGTGKTLLAKAVAGEAGVPFFSISGSDFVEMFVGVGASRVRDLFDQGKKNAPCIIFIDEIDAVGRLRGAGLGGGHDEREQTLNQMLVEMDGFEMNEGVIVMAATNRADVLDPALLRPGRFDRQVIVDLPDLKGREEILAVHAKKVPLVSDISLNSIARGTPGFTGADLANLINEAALLAARRNKKRVTQEELEEARDKVMMGPERKSMFISDKEKEMTAYHEAGHALLGTLLPYTEPVHKVTIIPRGRALGLTQSLPVEDRHSYRKNYCLDRIVMSMGGYIAEELIFGDPSNGSSNDIQQATNIARRMVCEWGMSEKLGTIHYGSGETSPFMGRDYGHTSKPYSEEFAAMIDQEVKRIIQTCLDKGRDLVKKNQKKLDAIAKALLAKETIDAQELMDIVQPSFDKYSDSKPGVGSKKGKGASAAKPAYSA; encoded by the coding sequence ATGAATAAAAACATCAAAACCGTATTTCTATTTTTACTCGTATTCCTTGTCATTTTGGCAACGGTATATAAGGGCCAAGACTTTGCCGGTAAACCCGACGAAATCAGTTATTCCGATTTTTTGAATATGGTAGAACCAATTGAGGGAAAAAAACCCATTGGGAAAATCACTTCTAAAGATGGAAAAGATATTTCTTCTAAACAACAGATCATTATCGATAAAGAACTAATTGAAGGTTGGTACATTCCTGAAAATAGTAAGGACAACAAACCAAAACCTTTCAAAACCAATGTAGCACAAGTTAACGATGATTTGGTGACAAAACTTCGTAAATCACGTCTTAGTTTTACTGCAAAATCCACAGAAGAAAATAAATTCTGGAGTGTCGTTTCTGGCATCATACCTTGGTTATTTGCACTTGGAATCATTTGGTTCATCATGATGCGCCAACTCCAAGCATCTGGAAACAAAGCTTTTACCTTTGGTAAATCACGTGCCAAGATGAATGTTGATCCAAAAGTAAAAGTGACATTTAACGATGTAGCTGGTTGTGAAGAAGCAAAAGTAGAACTTCTTGAAATCATTGAATTTTTAAAAGATCCAAAAAAATTCCAAGCGATCGGAGCAAGGATTCCTAAAGGAGTCCTTCTTGTTGGTCCTCCTGGAACCGGTAAAACCTTACTTGCGAAAGCAGTTGCTGGAGAAGCAGGTGTTCCGTTTTTCTCAATCTCTGGATCAGACTTCGTAGAAATGTTTGTGGGTGTGGGTGCATCTCGTGTCAGAGATCTTTTTGACCAAGGGAAAAAGAATGCACCTTGTATCATCTTCATTGATGAGATTGATGCAGTGGGTCGCCTTCGTGGTGCAGGCCTAGGTGGTGGGCATGACGAAAGGGAACAGACCCTCAATCAGATGTTAGTCGAGATGGACGGATTTGAAATGAACGAAGGTGTCATTGTAATGGCAGCAACAAACCGCGCTGATGTCCTTGACCCTGCCCTGCTCCGACCTGGTCGTTTTGATAGACAAGTGATTGTTGATCTTCCAGACCTAAAGGGACGCGAAGAGATTTTAGCGGTTCATGCCAAAAAAGTTCCTCTCGTGTCTGATATTTCTTTGAACTCGATTGCTCGAGGAACCCCAGGTTTTACAGGTGCTGATCTTGCCAACCTTATCAATGAAGCAGCACTCCTTGCCGCACGTCGTAATAAAAAACGAGTCACCCAAGAAGAACTAGAAGAAGCTCGTGATAAAGTGATGATGGGGCCGGAACGTAAGTCTATGTTTATCTCTGACAAAGAGAAAGAAATGACTGCTTACCATGAAGCTGGCCACGCTCTCCTTGGCACCTTACTGCCGTATACCGAACCAGTTCATAAAGTGACGATTATCCCACGTGGTCGTGCCTTAGGTCTTACCCAATCACTTCCAGTGGAAGACAGACATTCTTACCGTAAAAACTATTGTTTGGATCGGATTGTCATGTCAATGGGTGGGTACATTGCAGAAGAACTCATCTTTGGTGACCCTTCGAACGGATCTTCCAACGATATCCAACAAGCAACGAACATTGCTCGTCGAATGGTCTGTGAATGGGGTATGTCTGAAAAACTCGGAACCATCCACTACGGATCCGGTGAAACTTCGCCTTTTATGGGAAGGGACTATGGCCACACAAGTAAACCTTACTCAGAAGAATTTGCAGCGATGATTGACCAGGAAGTGAAACGCATTATCCAAACTTGTCTCGACAAGGGTCGTGATTTGGTGAAGAAAAACCAGAAGAAATTGGATGCCATTGCAAAAGCGCTTTTAGCAAAGGAAACTATCGATGCACAGGAATTAATGGACATCGTACAACCTTCTTTTGATAAATACTCTGACTCAAAACCAGGAGTTGGTTCCAAAAAAGGAAAAGGTGCTTCTGCAGCGAAACCAGCTTACTCGGCTTAA
- a CDS encoding 4-(cytidine 5'-diphospho)-2-C-methyl-D-erythritol kinase, whose translation MVPLQTIAHAKINIGLVIPYKRDDGLHEIRSVFVPIDFGDPMEIQIHPLPQGNESTLEIHSENHLKGYRHSLFEAVSERGDLTKNILTKTFVSLKPNLLKPLEIKVHLKKFLPPEGGIGGGSSNAGVFLRQILTFSKLTGPEQILFAKSIGADVPFFLQDSACFVSGIGEILEPISIAKGFGILAIPPFGLSTGSMYAGLQKSLQKPYGSEVWKSLAEDLIRSLHVGDWAYLQNRLENEFEKIAFQTQPLLKELKLGFFESGADFASLSGSGSCLYGIYPTEGKRNEALPNVSLKFPEMEFRTFSF comes from the coding sequence TTGGTCCCTTTGCAAACAATTGCACACGCAAAGATTAACATTGGTTTAGTGATCCCTTACAAAAGGGATGATGGTTTACATGAAATTAGAAGTGTTTTTGTTCCAATTGACTTTGGTGATCCAATGGAAATCCAAATACATCCCTTACCCCAAGGGAATGAATCCACTTTGGAAATCCATTCTGAAAACCACTTAAAAGGGTACCGCCACTCTTTATTTGAAGCCGTTTCGGAACGAGGGGACCTTACCAAAAACATCCTTACCAAAACATTTGTTTCTTTAAAACCAAACTTACTCAAACCTTTAGAAATCAAAGTCCACCTGAAAAAATTCCTCCCCCCCGAAGGTGGGATTGGAGGGGGGAGTAGCAATGCAGGTGTATTTTTACGACAAATTTTGACGTTCTCGAAATTGACTGGGCCAGAACAGATCCTTTTTGCCAAATCCATTGGTGCCGATGTTCCTTTTTTCCTCCAAGACTCAGCTTGTTTTGTCAGTGGGATTGGAGAAATCTTAGAGCCGATTTCCATTGCCAAAGGATTTGGAATCCTTGCCATCCCTCCATTTGGATTATCCACAGGATCTATGTACGCAGGACTTCAAAAAAGTTTACAAAAACCCTATGGTTCCGAAGTATGGAAATCTCTGGCAGAGGATTTAATTCGAAGTCTTCACGTCGGGGATTGGGCTTACCTGCAAAACAGGTTAGAGAACGAGTTTGAAAAAATCGCTTTCCAGACCCAACCCTTACTAAAGGAATTGAAATTAGGGTTCTTTGAGTCGGGAGCAGATTTTGCTTCTCTTTCAGGTTCTGGTTCTTGTCTTTATGGCATTTATCCGACAGAAGGGAAACGAAACGAGGCCCTTCCCAATGTTTCTCTCAAATTCCCCGAAATGGAATTTCGAACGTTCTCTTTTTAG
- the pth gene encoding aminoacyl-tRNA hydrolase — protein MKLIVGLGNPGDRYNNNRSNIGFKILDVIANNIGIEIKTKKKKSLIGRGDFEGDEVVLLKPQTFSELSGESVLYIASFLKIQVKDIVVIHEDVGLELGQIVVTKGGENDTNQGVNSISVSLRSPNFIRIRIGILNSSYNPKKREDFLREDFEPLENLSLIQIINDAEAAIRSISMGDIDEVIQKYHL, from the coding sequence ATGAAGTTAATTGTAGGGCTAGGAAATCCTGGCGATAGATATAACAACAATCGATCTAACATTGGTTTTAAGATTCTCGATGTCATTGCCAATAACATTGGCATCGAAATCAAAACTAAAAAGAAAAAATCGCTCATCGGGCGTGGTGACTTTGAAGGAGACGAAGTGGTTTTACTCAAACCACAAACCTTCAGCGAACTCTCTGGTGAGTCTGTACTTTACATTGCCTCCTTTCTCAAAATCCAAGTCAAAGACATCGTAGTCATCCATGAAGATGTGGGATTGGAACTTGGCCAAATCGTTGTCACAAAAGGTGGAGAAAATGACACAAATCAAGGGGTAAACTCGATTTCTGTCTCATTACGATCCCCCAACTTCATCCGAATTCGGATCGGAATTCTCAATTCCAGCTACAATCCGAAAAAAAGAGAAGATTTTTTACGTGAAGATTTTGAGCCATTAGAGAATCTGAGTTTGATACAGATCATCAATGACGCCGAAGCGGCGATTCGTTCCATATCCATGGGGGATATTGACGAAGTGATTCAGAAATATCACCTTTGA
- a CDS encoding EVE domain-containing protein, with translation MKYWLFKTEPDVFSIDDLIREKLSYWEGVRNYQARNYLRDEVKLGDLVLFYHSRLEPPGVVGIAEIAKEASPDPYQFDPNHKYFDPKLKSTEPRWFGVHLKPHTKFKELIPLDLLKKTKGLETMVVTQKGSRLSIQPVTKKEFEIVTKLAGVTVK, from the coding sequence ATGAAGTATTGGTTATTTAAAACAGAACCAGATGTATTTTCCATCGATGACCTAATACGAGAAAAACTCTCGTATTGGGAAGGTGTTAGAAATTACCAAGCTCGGAACTACCTTCGTGACGAAGTGAAGTTAGGTGATCTGGTTCTTTTTTACCACAGCCGTTTAGAACCACCAGGTGTTGTGGGCATTGCAGAAATTGCCAAAGAAGCAAGCCCCGATCCCTACCAATTTGATCCTAATCATAAATACTTTGATCCTAAACTCAAAAGTACTGAACCAAGATGGTTTGGTGTCCATCTCAAACCTCATACCAAGTTCAAGGAACTGATTCCACTTGATCTTTTGAAAAAAACGAAAGGATTAGAAACGATGGTGGTGACACAAAAAGGATCGAGGTTATCGATCCAACCGGTCACCAAAAAGGAATTTGAAATTGTGACAAAACTAGCAGGCGTTACAGTAAAGTAA
- a CDS encoding 50S ribosomal protein L25/general stress protein Ctc, with protein MEKISIKAQPRTSTGKGPARRMRVEGLVPANIIGSGEAKSASVVEKEIQKLIDSGIRKATLIDLELDGKSERVFVKEIQRFPHTGQIRHIDFYKVTPGKKIQTTVAIKTTGVAKGSKAGGQFEHLVHEIKVKSTPEDLTDVITIDVTGLDIGMMIKVSELPHPKSWEILVNGDPIVASCNKTKAILAAERAEKAEADAAKGKPAAKKAAKK; from the coding sequence ATGGAAAAAATCAGTATCAAAGCACAACCAAGAACTTCAACAGGAAAAGGTCCTGCCAGAAGAATGCGTGTGGAAGGTTTAGTACCGGCTAACATCATCGGAAGCGGTGAAGCAAAATCGGCAAGTGTTGTCGAAAAAGAAATCCAAAAACTCATCGACTCTGGAATTCGTAAGGCAACTCTTATTGACCTTGAACTCGACGGTAAATCGGAAAGAGTTTTCGTAAAAGAAATCCAAAGATTTCCTCATACTGGACAAATTCGTCATATCGACTTTTACAAAGTGACTCCAGGGAAAAAGATCCAAACTACAGTTGCCATCAAAACAACTGGTGTAGCAAAAGGATCAAAAGCTGGTGGTCAATTCGAGCACTTAGTTCACGAAATTAAAGTAAAGTCAACTCCTGAAGATCTTACTGACGTCATCACAATTGACGTAACTGGTCTTGATATCGGAATGATGATTAAAGTTTCCGAACTGCCTCACCCTAAATCATGGGAAATCTTAGTGAACGGCGATCCAATTGTTGCATCATGTAACAAAACGAAAGCGATCCTAGCGGCAGAACGTGCTGAAAAAGCAGAAGCTGATGCAGCAAAAGGGAAACCAGCTGCTAAAAAAGCGGCTAAGAAGTAA
- a CDS encoding SLC13 family permease, whose translation MIRAGLLFSILSIFPAFLGWYQLWFGLTPAQEINLAIALLVSFLWVTELIPLYVTGFLVLFLELIWLLPGWGPGAPKTITFLSCYFSETILLFLGGFVISSAIRFYGLDATIARFVIKNTKGSAFLLVLSMGFATAFLSCFMNNTATAAMMLGLVSSMMKSLDESSPLRKSILFMVPFSANLGGIGTPVGTLPNVIGIAYLQEKGFQIGFLDWMTFAFPVFIFSVLILAGILYIVYLKKERSIQSIRLLQVQEEKQFVSSKKRMVSIVVIFITILGWISSDWHGVSNGTVALFPVIVFFGFSLLDLKEFRNLSWDVLILMGGGIALGKAFEETGLAKHFVTMFMLGESSQFSLFLFFSILSLVLSCFLSNTSVANLVLPITMGLPAELILPAAIGATIGASLAMPLPVSTPPNALAFSYGGIRSLEMVKIGGAISILSWIVFTVVGGLILNQLQIVDFSNF comes from the coding sequence ATGATTCGAGCAGGCCTTCTATTTTCAATACTTTCCATTTTTCCCGCTTTTCTCGGATGGTACCAACTATGGTTTGGACTAACTCCTGCCCAGGAGATCAATTTGGCGATCGCTCTCCTCGTTTCGTTTCTTTGGGTAACGGAACTCATCCCTTTATATGTCACAGGATTTTTGGTTCTCTTTTTAGAGCTCATTTGGCTGCTACCAGGATGGGGTCCAGGAGCTCCAAAAACGATTACTTTTTTATCTTGTTATTTTTCGGAGACCATCTTACTATTCTTAGGTGGTTTTGTTATCTCAAGTGCCATTCGATTCTACGGATTGGATGCAACCATTGCTCGGTTTGTGATCAAAAATACGAAAGGTTCAGCATTTTTACTCGTTCTCTCAATGGGATTTGCCACTGCCTTTTTGTCCTGTTTTATGAACAATACCGCCACTGCCGCTATGATGCTCGGTCTTGTTTCCTCTATGATGAAATCATTGGATGAATCGAGTCCACTGCGTAAATCGATTTTGTTTATGGTTCCGTTTTCTGCTAACTTGGGAGGGATTGGAACACCAGTCGGGACACTCCCCAATGTGATCGGGATTGCCTATTTACAGGAAAAAGGATTCCAAATAGGATTTTTGGATTGGATGACTTTTGCATTTCCCGTATTTATATTCTCTGTATTGATCCTTGCGGGAATTTTGTACATTGTGTACTTAAAAAAAGAAAGGTCCATTCAATCGATTCGATTACTCCAAGTCCAAGAAGAAAAACAATTTGTATCTTCCAAAAAACGTATGGTATCGATTGTTGTGATTTTTATCACCATCTTAGGTTGGATTAGCTCCGATTGGCATGGAGTTTCGAATGGAACAGTCGCTCTTTTCCCTGTCATTGTGTTTTTTGGTTTTTCATTATTGGATTTAAAAGAGTTTCGGAATCTGTCCTGGGACGTTCTCATTTTAATGGGTGGGGGAATTGCTCTTGGTAAAGCTTTTGAGGAAACTGGACTAGCTAAACATTTTGTAACGATGTTTATGTTAGGTGAATCGAGTCAGTTTAGTTTGTTTTTATTTTTTTCCATTTTATCTTTGGTTTTATCTTGTTTTCTAAGTAATACCAGTGTTGCCAATTTGGTTTTACCAATCACAATGGGTTTACCCGCAGAGTTGATTTTACCAGCCGCAATAGGTGCAACGATCGGCGCTTCCCTTGCGATGCCTCTTCCCGTTTCCACACCACCCAATGCGTTGGCATTTAGTTATGGGGGCATCCGAAGTCTTGAAATGGTAAAAATTGGTGGTGCTATTTCCATTTTATCCTGGATTGTCTTTACAGTTGTCGGTGGACTGATTTTGAACCAATTGCAGATTGTCGATTTTTCTAACTTTTAA